From Fulvivirga lutea:
AAAACAAGCCAATGCCGGTTAAAGCACCAGTAAAAAAATAGCCTTCATATAAACTATAAGCTCCAAATGCTATTAAAGAAGCTTGAATTGTAGAGGATACCAACCCCTTGAAAAAATAGCCGGCATACATCTGACCCACTCCAGGTAAAATGTATGAGAGTGTCTCAGCCTTTTTAGGGTCTTTCAATTTAGTATCTTCAAGAAAGTGATACGCCTTGACAATCTCTAATTCAAATTCAGGGTTGTGTTGTTTATATTCTACCAATTTTTCACTCGCCTCTTCCCATCTACGCATTTCATTCAATACCAAGACGTGCATAAACAAGATATCATGATAGCCATTATCTTTAAAAAAATACTCTGTCTGTTTGAGTTGAGAAAGGGCGTTAGGGTAATCCCCAATCAGGTAAGCATTAATAATTATCTGTTTCCTTATTTCCAGATTAGTTTCATTTTGCTCAACAAATAAATTAGCTCTATTCAGAGTATTTAATGCAGCAGCATGGTCGCCCTCCTCATTTAATACATTGGCTTTTTTCAGTAGTGCCTGGTTCGTTGTTTCAACACTTAGGTTTCTGAATACAATTCTTTCATACTCCAGTAGGGCCAACTTGTTATTACCTAAGTTAGCAATACTATCAGCCTGCCTGAACTGCGCTTTAATCGATGATGTTGCGCAAAGGAATATGCAGATCAATAAGTATCCTATTGTTAACTGCCTTGTTAAAGTCATTATTAGAAATTTTAACTGTAAACACACTGCCCCAAATATTGCCAACATAGGCTAATGAAAATAATGAGCCAAATATGATAAATCTTGGGCTGTCAATTCCGTCTTTATCATATCCTTCCCAGGTTTGTAGTCCGAGTATAGCGGTTGTAAGTAAAGTGGCGATTCCCATACCTGTTTTTCCTGCATACATTCTACCAGACCCTGGGATTATGGCAGACATCAATCCAGCTACGAATGGTGACTTTTCTTTTCTTTGGCTTAAGTCTTCACCAATTAGCATTAAAGACTTTTCTTGTGATGATGTTTGATAATAATTACCTTGATAAGAAGTTGAAATGTCGTTGAAGGATTTTAAATCCCGTTGTAATAAGTATATTCCGCCAAGTTCTAATTTCCTTAGATTGATAAGCAGGCTATCGTTTAAGCTAAGTGAATTCAAATCAGTCAGTCCACTTTCATATTTTCCTTGATAAGCTTTGCAAAGTGCATTGTAAAACTTGCTGTATGAATGTATAGGCTTGGTTAAACTGTTGTTGAGCTTATTAAATTCATTGACTGCCAAATCTAGATTTTGATTTAAGTAGTGGATTTTACCTGTTAAGTAATAGACACTATCCATTTCACTTTGAGTATCAGGTTTGATATTATTTAACAATACTTCAGCATCATTATAGTTTCTCGTATTCATTAAATAGTTCAGAAACTCTAGTTCATTATGAAGTTGCTGACCTATGCCGGAGTGTGCTATTGAAAATAGAAATACGCAAAGAAATAATAATCGCATCAATGCTTATTGGAATAATCTTCAATGGATTCAATGATCTTACCTTGATCGTTCATTGACGTTGGAAGAGCTTGCGAGTGAGTAAGCCTGTTGCATCTACCAATTCTATCAACAGACAAAAAAACACCTTTTATCGGTCCGTACTCATCAAATAATTTTTTTCCAAACCTTGAGCAGCTGGTTTCATAAATACAAGTGCTAGATAACTGAGCTGAAATATGTTTTTGATAAAAGGCAAGGCCACCTTTGTAAGTCCAGTATAACGGATTAATCGCATTAATTACACTTAACTTCTTTTTCTCATGCTTTTCGTAAGAATGATCTGGCAAGGCGCTAGCAGGAATATGCGTTGCTATTTTCAATAAATCAGATGTTGATTGAGCTTGCGCACTAAATGAGGCGAGAAGCAGGCAAAATACCAGACTAGTTAATATTCTTAGCATCGTTTGGGATTTTGTAATTCAACGACTCCACGTTCTCTGCTTTGTCCAGTTTAATATTGGTGTACTTTGTACGAGTGATGGTAGAATCACTAGGTGTTGTGTAGTTGATTTGTGTGATAGATGATGGAAAATTTAACTGAGGTGCCAAATCAACATAATTGTAGTAGTAAGATTTCGTGGATACATTATTTTCATGATCATAATAAGCAATATAAATGGGATCTCCGTTTTCATGTACCAATTCCACTTTACTAACTTGTGTTGCCATTTGAGCAGGGGGCAGCCACTCAGTAATCATCAACCCTTCTTCAAACTTTACATTTGACTGGGTGAAACCCATTTGGTTCAAACCTAAATCAGACTTTTTATTATTCAGGAAAAAGTAAAACTGTGATGTCTCCGTACTATAGAAGTAATTCTGTTGCTGTAGCACCGTATTTTTTTCAGGATCATAGATTTTAATTTCACCCTTTGCGTTGTTAAACACAACATATTCTTTCGGAGATTTATAGTACGATACCATACTACCGTCATTGCCATATACAATTTTGGCTAATACGTTGCTCACGTAACCACTTTTGGCTGTCTCTGTTTCCATTTCTAGCGAGACATTTTTAAAGTTGTTGTACTGACAAAAAGAAGCTGCTGTTGAGAGTATCAACAGCAGCCCGCTTAACAAATATTTCATAAGTTTAGATGTTATCCGAACTAGCTTTAGCGCTTAAATATTCACGATTCATTCGTGCAATATTCTCTAAGCTAATACCTTTTGGACACTCTGCCGAACATGCACCTGTATTTGTGCAAGCACCAAAGCCTTCTGCATCCATTTGAGCTACCATTTTCTCAGCTCTTGTTTTTCTCTCCACCTGACCTTGTGGCAATAGAGCTAATTGAGAAATTTTAGCACTGGTAAATAGCATAGCCGATGCATTTTTACAAGCTGCAACACAAGCCCCACAACCAATACAAGTAGCCGCGTCAAACGCTTCATCTGCAACTTTCTTCGGTATAGGAATTTCATTGGCATCAGGTACCCCTCCGGTATTTACAGAAACATAGCCACCAGCCTGCATAACTCTGTCAAATGACGATCTGTCCACTACTAAGTCTTTAACAACAGGGAAAGCTTTGGCTCTCCATGGTTCAACCGTAATTGTATCTCCATCTTTAAAACTTCTCATGTGAAGTTGGCAAGTAGTAGTTTGTTTTGGTCCGTGTGGATGCCCGTTAATATACATACTGCACATTCCACAAATACCTTCGCGGCAATCATGATCGAAATGAACTGGGTCTTTACCCTCACGTACAAGATTTTCATTTAGCACATCGAACATTTCCAAGAAAGACATGTCGGGTGATACATCATCCAAATTGTAAGTTTGGAATCCACCTTTATCTTGAGTGTTTTTCTGTCTCCAGACTTTTAATTTTATCTTCATGTTATTTATAGCTTCGTTGTGTCAATTTAACATTTTCGAAGACGAGATCTTCTTTATTTAATTTTTCAGGTTGCTCAGGGCCAGTATATTCCCAAGCTGCAACATAGCTGAACTCATCATCTTTACGTTTCGCTTCACCTTCTTCCGTTTGAGATTCCTCTCTAAAGTGACCCCCGCAAGATTCTGATCTGTTTTGAGCATCATCAATCATTAGTTCTCCTAACTCAAGGAAATCAGCCACTCTATTGGCTTTTTCTAATGACATGTTCAGCTCTTCGTTAGCTCCAACGACTTTTACGTTGCTCCAAAACTCTTCTCTAAGTTTCTTGATATCTTCTTTTGCTTTTTTGAGTCCTGCTTCGCTACGAGACATTCCACAATACTCCCACATAATGTGGCCTAAGTCTTTATGGAACTCGTCAACAGTTTTGTTTCCGTTGATTGAAAGTAGCTTATTTATTCTGTCAGAAACTTCTTTCTCCGCAGTTTTAAATGCTTCATGATCTGTTGAAACTTTATCATAAGGAACACCTGACAAATAATCGCCTATAGTGTAAGGAATTACAAAGTAACCATCTGCCAAACCTTGCATTAAGGCACTGGCGCCAAGTCTGTTTGCACCATGGTCGGAGAAGTTAGCCTCACCGATGGCATATAAGCCAGGTACAGTAGTCATTAAATTATAGTCTACCCAAAGACCACCCATTGTATAATGAACCGCAGGATAAATCTTCATTGGTGTTTTATATGGATTCTCGCCAGTAATTTGCTGATACATATCAAACAAGTTACCATACTTAGCACTGATTACATCTTCGCCATCACGTTTGATAGCATCTGCAAAGTCGAGATAAACGGCCAAGCCTGTTGAGTTCACACCTCTGCCATCATCACACGCTTCTTTTGCATTTCTTGAGGCAACATCTCGTGGAACTAGGTTACCGAATGAAGGATATTTCCTCTCTAAGTAGTAATCTCTTTTATCTTCAGGGAGATCGGTTGGTTTCAATTGCCCCTTTCTGATTTTTTCTGCGTCTTCTTTCGATTTTGGTACCCAAACTCTACCATCATTTCTCAATGACTCAGACATCAAGGTTAATTTTGATTGATGATCACCTGAAACGGGAATACAAGTTGGGTGAATTTGTGTGTAGCAAGGGTTGGCAAAGAATGCGCCTTTTTTATGTGCTCTCCATGCGGCCGTTACGTTTGAGCCCATGGCGTTAGTAGATAAGTAAAATACATTACCATAGCCACCTGTAGCCAGTACCACTGCATGAGCACTGTGGGATTCTATTTTACCTGTAATCAAGTTTCTCGTTACAATGCCTCTAGCTTTTCCATCTACCATTACCAAGTCGAGCATTTCTTCACGAGTATGCATTTTGACTTTTCCATTAGCTACCTGACGGCTCAATGCACTGTAAGCACCCAATAATAATTGCTGACCGGTTTGGCCACGAGCATAAAATGTACGTGATACCTGAGCCCCACCAAACGAACGGTTAGCTAACAATCCTCCATATTCTCTGGCGAACGGCACACCTTGTGCCACGCATTGGTCAATAATGTTGACACTTACTTCTGCAAGACGATGAACATTACCTTCACGAGATCTGTAATCTCCACCTTTTATGGTATCATAAAATAATCTAAAAACACTATCACCATCATTTTGGTAGTTCTTGGCAGCATTTATTCCTCCCTGAGCCGCGATACTGTGTGCTCTTCTTGGGCTATCCTGGAAACAGAATGCTTTTACGTTATAACCTAATTCTCCAAATGAGGCCGCAGCAGATGCTCCGGCTAATCCAGTACCTACAACAATAATGTCATACTTTCTCTTATTGGCTGGATTAACCAGTTTTACATTGAATTTGTGCTTCGACCATTTTTCGGCCAGCGGTCCTTCAGGTATTTTAGAATCTAACTTCATTTATATAAGTTTTTAGATTGTATTTATTTTAAGAACATAATGATTGGAATGGCAGCAAATAATGCCGGAATTATGATTGCTAAGCCATAACCTACTCCTTTAATTAACCCATTATATTTAGGATGGTTCAAGCCAAGTGTTTGAAATGCACTTTTAAACCCATGGTATAGGTGAAACATAAGGCCCACCATAGCTACAGTATATAGAACAACATACCATAATTCAGAAAAGGATGCATTTACAACGGAGTATAAATCTTTGTACACTTCACCATCATATGTTTTTGTACCTATTCCACCCCAATGCATTTCGTACCAGAAGCTTCTTAAGTGGATCACAAGAAAAATAAAAATAATGGTACCTAAAATGCCCATGTTTCTTGAACTCCACGTGCTGGCATTATCTTCACTTGCATAACCAACTGGTCTAGCAGCCTTATTTTGCACAGTTAAAATAATAGCCCAAACTATGTGGACTATAAAGGTGGTGTACAATAAATAGGAGGTTGTTTTAATAATAGGGTTTGTTGTCATAAACTTAGCGTATATGTTAAACGCCTTACCACCATCATCCAGCAGAAGCTGGAAATTTCCAGATAAATGGACAATTAAAAAGGTAATTAGGAAGAGCCCCGTAAGAGCCATAATAACTTTTCTTCCTAGAGTACTTGACATTGCGTTTGAGAACCAACTCATATGATTTATTTCTATTAAATGTATAACAATGAGACGTGGTCAAAGTTACATTTGAAAGCAATATCAAACAATCTGAATTATTATTTCGAAAGATTCTAAATAGGAATCTTGCTAAGAGGTGGGTATGCGTAATGTGTGATTATAAAATCTCGAATAATAAGGTTATTAAACCTATTAAAAAGATAACAATCACAAAAAATAAATCACTTTTGATGATTTTGTAAGCTTCGGTCTTTATGGTGTTCATAATCTTCATTACTTTGCATTCAATAATGCCAAACCAATGCCAATAATATTAACTAGCTGAAAATCAGTTAATTATGATTTTTAGTAACTTATATTAGTATCAAAATGGGAATAAAGTTCAAAATGAGACTAAATCCTAGAAAGAAAAACATAAAATGAATTCAGAATCCATCCTCTACATTATCATAGGAATAGTAACATTTGACTTCTTCTTTAATCAAGCGCTAGATTTAATTAATCTCAAAGCAAGAAAAAGGAACCTCACAGAGGAAGCCAAGGAGTTTTATGATGAAGAAACTTATGCCAGGTCCCAAGAATACCAGTCAGTCAGAAGTAAATTCTCGTTCTTAAGTTCATCTATTAGTTTTATTGCCTCTATTCTTATTTTAGCATTAGGTGGATTTGGTTATTTGGATTCGCTATTAAGGCCAATGATTGAATCAGAACTTGTATTATCGCTGGCTTATTTTGGCGTACTCTACATTTTGGCTGATTTATTTTCTTTGCCATTTTCATTGTATTCAACTTTTGTAATTGAAGAGCGTTTCGGGTTTAATAAGACAACTTTAAAAACGTTTGTTCTCGATAAGGTTAAAGGATATGTGCTGGCAGCAATTATTGGAGGTCTTTTGTTATCTGCGCTTATTTTTCTCATTCAAACCCTGGGCAACAGTTTCTGGATTTACTTTTGGGTTATAGCAGCTGTTTTTATCCTTTTCACCAATCTTTTTTACACTTCTTTAATTTTACCATTGTTCAATAAATTAACTCCATTAGAGGATGGCGAGCTGAAAGATCGAATAATTCAATATGCTAACTCTGTGAATTTTCCACTCGACAATATTTATGTGATTGATGGCTCCAAGCGTTCAAGCAAGGCCAATGCATTTTTCTCAGGGTTAGGTAAGACTAAGAAAATTGTGTTGTATGACACACTTATAAATAATCATACTATTGATGAATTAGTGGCTGTATTGGCTCATGAGGTAGGTCATTTTAAAAAGAAGCATATAGTATTTGGTCTGTTTATCTCAATAGGCCAAATAGGGCTCATGCTTTTTATCATGTCTTTATTAATTTTTGATAAGGAGACCTCATTGGCGCTCGGTGGAAGTCAGTGGGCTATTCATCTGAATCTCCTGGCCTTTGGAATTTTGTACTCGCCAATTTCTACTGTATTAGGAATACTTGGCAATATGCTAAGTAGGAAAAATGAATTTGAAGCAGATGATTATGCTAAATCAACATTTGATTCATTGTCACTACAAAAAGCACTGAAGAAGCTGTCGGTAGATAATCTGAGTAACTTATACCCACATCCGGCCTATGTTTTTGTTCATTACTCACATCCGCCTTTACTCACCAGACTCGCTAACCTTCGAAAGTGATGATTTTGCGGAATAACCAATAGAACCTAATACTAGCAGCAATAATAGGATACTTGATATAAGTATTAGTGTATCGCCTATAGCATAAGCCTTTGGTTTAAACACAAAAACAATCTTGTGTTTCCCTGCTGGTATTTCCAATGCTCTCAGTATGAAATTTGCTCTGATGATTTCAGCTTCATTCCCATCAATTGTGGCGACCCAACCATGAGGGTAGTAGATCTCAGAAAATACGGCAAAACCATCGGCTGAAAGTTCAGCAGTGTACTCCAATTTATTCGGACTATAGCTATCAAGCTTTACTGTGCCAGATTGTCTAAATGTTGTTTTGCTTACTTCAAATTTAGACACATCAACCACTGCAATGCTATCAGTCGGTACAGTACAAACAACTTCCAATTCTTCATCTGGTGAATTAACAGTTTTAACTTGATCCACTAACCATGCATTTCCAAGGGCACTTTCGTTTACAATAAAATC
This genomic window contains:
- a CDS encoding M48 family metallopeptidase, whose amino-acid sequence is MNSESILYIIIGIVTFDFFFNQALDLINLKARKRNLTEEAKEFYDEETYARSQEYQSVRSKFSFLSSSISFIASILILALGGFGYLDSLLRPMIESELVLSLAYFGVLYILADLFSLPFSLYSTFVIEERFGFNKTTLKTFVLDKVKGYVLAAIIGGLLLSALIFLIQTLGNSFWIYFWVIAAVFILFTNLFYTSLILPLFNKLTPLEDGELKDRIIQYANSVNFPLDNIYVIDGSKRSSKANAFFSGLGKTKKIVLYDTLINNHTIDELVAVLAHEVGHFKKKHIVFGLFISIGQIGLMLFIMSLLIFDKETSLALGGSQWAIHLNLLAFGILYSPISTVLGILGNMLSRKNEFEADDYAKSTFDSLSLQKALKKLSVDNLSNLYPHPAYVFVHYSHPPLLTRLANLRK
- a CDS encoding succinate dehydrogenase/fumarate reductase iron-sulfur subunit, which encodes MKIKLKVWRQKNTQDKGGFQTYNLDDVSPDMSFLEMFDVLNENLVREGKDPVHFDHDCREGICGMCSMYINGHPHGPKQTTTCQLHMRSFKDGDTITVEPWRAKAFPVVKDLVVDRSSFDRVMQAGGYVSVNTGGVPDANEIPIPKKVADEAFDAATCIGCGACVAACKNASAMLFTSAKISQLALLPQGQVERKTRAEKMVAQMDAEGFGACTNTGACSAECPKGISLENIARMNREYLSAKASSDNI
- a CDS encoding tetratricopeptide repeat protein, with translation MICIFLCATSSIKAQFRQADSIANLGNNKLALLEYERIVFRNLSVETTNQALLKKANVLNEEGDHAAALNTLNRANLFVEQNETNLEIRKQIIINAYLIGDYPNALSQLKQTEYFFKDNGYHDILFMHVLVLNEMRRWEEASEKLVEYKQHNPEFELEIVKAYHFLEDTKLKDPKKAETLSYILPGVGQMYAGYFFKGLVSSTIQASLIAFGAYSLYEGYFFTGALTGIGLFYSFYSGGVRHASYLAKKKNEELTRSYNDPIKDSLLEFEMSK
- a CDS encoding fumarate reductase/succinate dehydrogenase flavoprotein subunit; protein product: MKLDSKIPEGPLAEKWSKHKFNVKLVNPANKRKYDIIVVGTGLAGASAAASFGELGYNVKAFCFQDSPRRAHSIAAQGGINAAKNYQNDGDSVFRLFYDTIKGGDYRSREGNVHRLAEVSVNIIDQCVAQGVPFAREYGGLLANRSFGGAQVSRTFYARGQTGQQLLLGAYSALSRQVANGKVKMHTREEMLDLVMVDGKARGIVTRNLITGKIESHSAHAVVLATGGYGNVFYLSTNAMGSNVTAAWRAHKKGAFFANPCYTQIHPTCIPVSGDHQSKLTLMSESLRNDGRVWVPKSKEDAEKIRKGQLKPTDLPEDKRDYYLERKYPSFGNLVPRDVASRNAKEACDDGRGVNSTGLAVYLDFADAIKRDGEDVISAKYGNLFDMYQQITGENPYKTPMKIYPAVHYTMGGLWVDYNLMTTVPGLYAIGEANFSDHGANRLGASALMQGLADGYFVIPYTIGDYLSGVPYDKVSTDHEAFKTAEKEVSDRINKLLSINGNKTVDEFHKDLGHIMWEYCGMSRSEAGLKKAKEDIKKLREEFWSNVKVVGANEELNMSLEKANRVADFLELGELMIDDAQNRSESCGGHFREESQTEEGEAKRKDDEFSYVAAWEYTGPEQPEKLNKEDLVFENVKLTQRSYK
- a CDS encoding succinate dehydrogenase cytochrome b subunit, translated to MSWFSNAMSSTLGRKVIMALTGLFLITFLIVHLSGNFQLLLDDGGKAFNIYAKFMTTNPIIKTTSYLLYTTFIVHIVWAIILTVQNKAARPVGYASEDNASTWSSRNMGILGTIIFIFLVIHLRSFWYEMHWGGIGTKTYDGEVYKDLYSVVNASFSELWYVVLYTVAMVGLMFHLYHGFKSAFQTLGLNHPKYNGLIKGVGYGLAIIIPALFAAIPIIMFLK
- the yidD gene encoding membrane protein insertion efficiency factor YidD yields the protein MLRILTSLVFCLLLASFSAQAQSTSDLLKIATHIPASALPDHSYEKHEKKKLSVINAINPLYWTYKGGLAFYQKHISAQLSSTCIYETSCSRFGKKLFDEYGPIKGVFLSVDRIGRCNRLTHSQALPTSMNDQGKIIESIEDYSNKH
- a CDS encoding TM2 domain-containing protein; amino-acid sequence: MRLLFLCVFLFSIAHSGIGQQLHNELEFLNYLMNTRNYNDAEVLLNNIKPDTQSEMDSVYYLTGKIHYLNQNLDLAVNEFNKLNNSLTKPIHSYSKFYNALCKAYQGKYESGLTDLNSLSLNDSLLINLRKLELGGIYLLQRDLKSFNDISTSYQGNYYQTSSQEKSLMLIGEDLSQRKEKSPFVAGLMSAIIPGSGRMYAGKTGMGIATLLTTAILGLQTWEGYDKDGIDSPRFIIFGSLFSLAYVGNIWGSVFTVKISNNDFNKAVNNRILIDLHIPLRNIID